One genomic region from Candidatus Omnitrophota bacterium encodes:
- the rplN gene encoding 50S ribosomal protein L14 — MIHMRTILDVADNTGARKASCIKVIGRSGKRYAYIGDIITCNIKESTPDAVVKKGEVVKAVVVRTCNPIRRKDGSRLKFDRNACVIIDTTGNPRGTRIFGPVARELRDKEFMKIVSLAPEVI; from the coding sequence ATGATACATATGAGAACGATACTGGATGTGGCCGATAATACGGGCGCCAGAAAGGCTTCCTGCATTAAAGTAATAGGCAGGTCAGGCAAGAGATACGCTTATATCGGTGATATTATTACATGTAACATAAAAGAGTCAACCCCCGACGCTGTGGTTAAAAAAGGGGAGGTTGTAAAGGCGGTCGTAGTCAGGACGTGCAATCCGATACGCCGCAAGGACGGTTCAAGGTTAAAGTTTGACCGTAATGCCTGCGTGATCATTGACACAACCGGCAACCCCAGAGGGACCAGGATATTCGGGCCTGTCGCGCGCGAACTTAGAGACAAAGAGTTCATGAAGATAGTTTCACTTGCTCCGGAGGTTATTTAG